One window of Mangrovibacterium diazotrophicum genomic DNA carries:
- the pyrI gene encoding aspartate carbamoyltransferase regulatory subunit — protein sequence MSDKIKKKLKLKVSAISEGTVIDHIPSEVLFEVISILELDKTTNMITFGANLDSEKQGRKAIIKVSNQFFANDDINRIALIAPNAKLNIIRDYEVVEKKVVEVPDQVIGIVKCFNPKCITNNEEVLTSFKVVQKSPLALKCKYCEKITHEHQMVIK from the coding sequence ATGAGCGACAAAATAAAAAAGAAACTAAAACTGAAAGTGAGTGCCATCAGCGAGGGCACTGTGATCGATCACATTCCTTCTGAGGTGTTGTTCGAGGTGATCTCCATCCTGGAACTCGACAAAACGACCAACATGATTACTTTCGGGGCGAATCTCGACAGTGAGAAACAAGGTCGCAAAGCGATCATCAAGGTTTCGAACCAGTTTTTTGCCAACGACGACATTAACCGGATTGCCTTGATTGCGCCGAACGCCAAGCTGAACATTATCCGCGATTACGAGGTTGTGGAGAAAAAGGTAGTCGAAGTGCCGGACCAGGTTATTGGCATCGTTAAATGCTTCAACCCCAAATGCATCACCAACAACGAGGAAGTGCTGACCTCGTTCAAAGTGGTACAGAAGAGTCCGCTGGCTTTAAAATGTAAATACTGCGAGAAGATTACCCACGAACATCAAATGGTTATTAAATAG
- a CDS encoding GAF domain-containing protein has translation MKTEFKACLDTIKKLVDENPNDLLFQICQTLKEQVYHYDWVGFYVLENGGLVLGPYVGKPTEHTHIAIGKGICGQVAEREETMIVQDVTQVENYISCGLDVQSEIVVPVMRNGRFVAELDIDSHSPAPFTKDDQTFLEEICQLINDKF, from the coding sequence ATGAAGACAGAATTCAAAGCTTGTTTGGACACAATCAAGAAGTTAGTTGATGAAAATCCCAACGACCTGTTGTTCCAAATTTGCCAAACATTAAAAGAGCAAGTGTACCATTACGATTGGGTTGGCTTTTATGTGCTCGAAAACGGAGGATTGGTATTGGGCCCTTACGTTGGAAAGCCAACTGAACATACACATATTGCCATTGGAAAAGGCATTTGCGGACAGGTAGCCGAACGCGAAGAGACCATGATTGTACAGGATGTCACCCAGGTTGAAAACTACATCTCCTGTGGGCTCGATGTCCAATCGGAGATTGTTGTACCGGTAATGAGAAACGGGCGTTTTGTTGCCGAACTCGATATCGACAGCCACTCACCTGCCCCGTTTACAAAAGACGACCAGACTTTCCTGGAAGAAATTTGCCAATTGATCAACGACAAATTTTAA
- a CDS encoding IMPACT family protein, with protein MSDSYLTIAQACEGLFKDKGSKFLAYAYPVETEDEIKEHIQNLKKEHYSARHHCYAWRLGADKTQFRANDDGEPSSTAGKPILGQIQRLDLTNILVVVVRYFGGTLLGVSGLINAYRAAAADALEQAEIVEQLVEIAFWVEFDYLNMNSVMKVFKDENLPQKKTDFDLRCRIRSSIRESESERLFALLLNIEGVRINQL; from the coding sequence ATGAGTGATTCTTATTTGACAATAGCCCAAGCCTGCGAAGGCCTTTTCAAAGACAAAGGCAGTAAGTTTTTGGCTTATGCCTACCCTGTTGAAACGGAGGACGAGATAAAAGAGCACATTCAGAACCTCAAGAAAGAACATTACTCGGCCCGCCACCATTGTTATGCCTGGCGCCTGGGAGCCGACAAAACCCAATTTCGCGCCAATGACGATGGTGAACCTTCGTCTACTGCCGGGAAACCAATACTTGGACAAATTCAGCGTCTTGATTTAACGAATATACTCGTAGTTGTAGTTCGGTACTTCGGAGGTACTTTGCTTGGCGTAAGCGGCCTGATCAACGCATACAGAGCTGCCGCAGCAGATGCCCTAGAGCAAGCTGAAATTGTAGAACAGCTGGTCGAAATAGCATTTTGGGTCGAGTTCGACTATTTAAATATGAATAGTGTGATGAAGGTATTCAAAGACGAAAACCTGCCGCAAAAGAAAACCGATTTCGACCTGCGCTGCAGAATCCGTTCATCTATCCGTGAAAGCGAGTCGGAACGCCTGTTTGCCTTGCTTTTAAACATCGAGGGAGTACGAATAAACCAACTGTAA
- a CDS encoding RNA recognition motif domain-containing protein produces MNIYVGNLNYTLKEEDVAELFAAYGEVVSVKLVKDRETGRAKGFGFVEMADDEEGAAAIAKLDGADVQGRNIKVNEAKPRENTGGGGFNSRPRREGGFQRQGGGGFNRGGGGYDRDRGHGGGDRFNRNSDGGRPQRRERY; encoded by the coding sequence ATGAACATTTACGTAGGTAATTTAAACTACACACTTAAAGAAGAAGATGTTGCAGAATTGTTTGCAGCATACGGAGAAGTTGTTTCTGTAAAACTTGTAAAAGATCGTGAAACCGGTCGTGCTAAAGGATTCGGTTTCGTTGAAATGGCCGATGATGAAGAAGGTGCAGCTGCAATCGCTAAATTAGACGGTGCAGATGTTCAAGGTCGTAACATCAAAGTAAATGAGGCTAAGCCGAGAGAAAACACCGGTGGTGGTGGTTTCAACAGCAGACCTCGTCGTGAAGGTGGTTTCCAACGTCAAGGCGGTGGCGGCTTCAACAGAGGCGGCGGTGGTTATGACAGAGACAGAGGACACGGTGGCGGTGATCGCTTTAACAGAAATAGCGATGGTGGCCGTCCTCAAAGACGTGAACGCTACTAA
- the pyrB gene encoding aspartate carbamoyltransferase — protein sequence MKKDLISIMDYSKEEYLRIMELAADFERNPNQRLLEGKVVASLFFEPSTRTRLSFETAINRLGGRIIGFSDSNSSSVTKGETLHDTIRMVSNYADLIVMRHPLEGSARYAAEVSSVPIINAGDGANQHPTQTLLDMYSIIKTQGRLDNINIFMVGDLKYGRTVHSLLMALSQFENPIFNFIAPEELQMPEEYKLYLREKGIRYFEHREFTDIISEADIVYMTRVQKERFSDPIEYEQVKNVYILRNSMLKNTKPNMRILHPLPRVNEIHTDVDKNEKAYYFDQALNGVFAREAIIAHTLNLK from the coding sequence ATGAAGAAAGATTTAATTTCCATCATGGATTATTCGAAGGAAGAATACCTTCGGATTATGGAATTGGCTGCGGATTTTGAACGAAATCCCAACCAACGACTGCTGGAAGGCAAGGTAGTCGCTTCGCTCTTCTTTGAACCGTCAACCCGAACCCGCTTGAGTTTTGAAACTGCAATCAACCGTTTGGGTGGACGAATCATCGGTTTTTCCGATTCTAACTCGTCGAGTGTTACCAAAGGCGAAACGCTACACGACACCATTCGCATGGTTTCCAACTATGCCGATCTTATTGTGATGCGTCACCCGTTGGAAGGCAGCGCCCGGTATGCGGCCGAAGTTTCTTCGGTGCCAATTATCAATGCAGGCGACGGAGCTAACCAACACCCAACACAAACCCTGCTCGACATGTATTCGATCATTAAAACACAGGGGCGCCTCGATAACATTAATATCTTCATGGTTGGTGACTTGAAATACGGACGCACCGTACACTCGTTGCTGATGGCCCTGTCGCAGTTTGAAAACCCGATCTTCAACTTTATAGCGCCCGAAGAACTGCAGATGCCGGAAGAATACAAACTCTACCTGCGCGAAAAAGGAATCCGCTATTTTGAGCACCGGGAATTTACCGACATCATCTCGGAAGCCGACATTGTTTACATGACCCGCGTACAAAAGGAACGTTTCTCGGATCCGATTGAATACGAACAGGTGAAAAACGTTTACATCCTCCGGAACAGCATGCTCAAAAATACCAAGCCGAACATGCGTATTTTGCACCCGCTACCACGTGTCAACGAAATTCATACCGACGTTGATAAAAACGAAAAAGCATATTACTTCGACCAGGCATTGAATGGTGTTTTTGCCCGCGAAGCAATTATTGCTCACACGTTAAATCTTAAATAA
- the dnaA gene encoding chromosomal replication initiator protein DnaA, with protein MTNTHLGVWERCLGVIRDNVPTISFKTWFEPIVPLRIDNQVLTIQVPSPFFYEYLEEQYIDLLRKTLRKEVGQDAKLEYVVVMGNQANSQPYTVKYPTNNNPKIQNKPLNVPLKTEGKPSIKNPFIIPGIQKLHVDPQLKPDNTFDNFVEGECNSLARAAGYAVAQNPGGTAFNPLMIFGNSGLGKTHLAHAIGIQVKEQFPDKVVLYVNANKFQTQFTEATRNNNRNDFLHFYQMIDVLILDDVQEFAGKEKTQETFFHIFNHLHQSGKQLILTSDKPPIELKGMEQRLLSRFKWGLTAELLVPDFETRMEILKRKTYKDGIEISDEVLEYIASHITNNVRELEGALVSLLAQSTLNKKEVTIELASDMVNKLVKSSKRELSIDYISKVVCDYFNLPVDNLQTKTRKREIVQARQLAMYFSKSMTKSSLASIGSQIGNKDHATVLHACKTVNNLIETDKNFRNFVDEIEKKLKM; from the coding sequence ATGACTAATACTCATCTTGGTGTATGGGAGCGTTGTCTAGGTGTGATACGTGATAATGTTCCGACAATTAGCTTTAAAACTTGGTTTGAACCGATTGTACCGCTTCGAATAGACAATCAGGTTCTGACGATTCAGGTACCTAGTCCGTTCTTTTACGAGTACCTGGAAGAACAATACATTGACTTGTTGCGCAAAACGTTGAGAAAAGAAGTTGGACAAGACGCAAAACTGGAGTACGTGGTTGTAATGGGGAATCAAGCAAACTCACAACCATATACAGTAAAGTATCCGACCAACAACAATCCGAAGATTCAAAACAAGCCACTAAACGTTCCTCTGAAAACTGAGGGGAAACCGTCTATTAAAAACCCGTTTATCATACCGGGAATCCAAAAATTGCACGTTGATCCACAACTGAAACCGGACAATACGTTTGATAATTTTGTGGAAGGCGAATGCAACAGCCTGGCGCGTGCTGCCGGCTATGCTGTAGCACAAAATCCGGGGGGTACTGCTTTCAACCCGTTGATGATATTCGGAAATTCCGGATTGGGAAAAACACACCTTGCCCATGCGATCGGAATTCAGGTAAAAGAACAATTTCCGGACAAAGTGGTGTTGTATGTGAATGCCAATAAATTTCAAACGCAATTTACCGAGGCTACCCGCAACAACAACCGGAACGACTTCTTGCACTTCTATCAAATGATTGATGTGCTGATTTTGGATGATGTACAGGAATTTGCAGGAAAAGAAAAGACGCAGGAAACATTCTTCCATATTTTCAACCACTTACACCAAAGTGGCAAACAATTAATTTTGACTTCAGACAAGCCTCCAATCGAATTGAAAGGAATGGAACAACGCTTGCTATCCCGTTTCAAATGGGGATTGACAGCCGAGTTGTTGGTTCCGGATTTCGAAACCCGCATGGAGATTTTGAAGCGCAAAACGTACAAAGACGGAATTGAAATCAGCGACGAAGTGTTGGAATACATCGCTTCTCACATTACCAACAATGTGCGTGAGCTGGAAGGTGCTTTGGTTTCGCTGTTGGCTCAGTCAACGCTGAATAAGAAAGAAGTGACGATTGAGCTTGCGAGCGACATGGTTAATAAACTGGTAAAAAGTTCGAAACGCGAATTATCGATCGATTACATTTCGAAAGTTGTTTGCGACTACTTCAACTTGCCGGTTGATAACCTGCAGACCAAAACCCGCAAACGCGAAATTGTACAGGCTCGCCAGCTGGCTATGTATTTCTCGAAAAGTATGACCAAATCGTCTCTGGCATCCATCGGTTCGCAAATTGGGAATAAGGACCACGCAACGGTGCTTCATGCCTGCAAAACGGTGAATAACCTGATAGAGACCGACAAGAATTTCAGGAATTTTGTCGACGAAATAGAAAAGAAATTGAAAATGTAA